Part of the Benincasa hispida cultivar B227 chromosome 12, ASM972705v1, whole genome shotgun sequence genome is shown below.
AATGGACCAAAAAATGCTCTGAAAGCCCAAAATAAAAcggaaggagaaaaaaaaaaggagaatggGCGTCCAGTACAAAAACATGGGCCACGGTGGCCCAGAATCTTGCTTTATAATAATGGGCCTTAAAGCTTAAATGCAAATTGGGCTGCTTTCCAATCTATGAAGCCCGAAACTTCAAATACGCAAGCATGTAACTTTAGAATGAATATTATGCGAATGAAAATCTAGTCTACATCTTACAGAtggggaaaggaaaaaaaaaattgaccaaaaaaaaaacaaaaggcaaACAAACAGCaatcttttctttttactttttaaacttTAGAAGTGAAAGATTATAAAGATTCAACAAAAACCCAACTTTATTAGCTTTCCAGATGATCTTGTTGTTTAGGTTTTTTCTAGTCCTTGTACTTCATCTCGGACATGAGGAAACCTGGCATGTCAAAAGAGCCGGAAAATTTCTCGACATCGGCCTTGAGCTCCTCGATTTCTTTGTTGTTTACCAGACCCTTGTTGAAGTCCTTCAACAGTTTTCCATGTTCCTTCTGGACATTCAAGGTGATGGTTACAGCACGGTGCAGGAACTCTGCGATCTGTTCGAAGTCTTTCTCGACTAAACCTCTTGAAGTCATGGCAGGAGTACCTAATTATATCATCACAATTTGATGTCTTGTTAATCACACTTTTGAAATCTCTACTCATTTGTTTGATTGCAGGAAAAACAAGTTAAGGAATGACTATGGATGATGGAATCATTTACCAACAATATCGTGGTACTTACCAATTCGAACACCTCCGGGAGCCAATGCACTGCTGTCACCGAACACAGCGTTTTTGTTTACGGTGATGTTGCACAAGTCGCAAAGCTTCTCAACCTTGTTGCCTACATAATGAATTACCACAACATTATCACGACCAGGATAGAAAGACCACTTCTGAACATGAAATCAACGACTTAAAGACCGATGCCGAGAGAAGCTATTAGACTTATATGTCGTGTTAATTTTTCATAAGTTGATTCGCGATGAAATTACCAGTCAATCCCAAAGGACGAAGATCCCAGAGAACAAGGTGGTTCTCAGTTCCTCCCGTGACAAGCTTGTAACCCTTGTTCATCAGGTAATTTCCGAGGGCCACGGCATTGGCCTTAACTTGTTTTGCGTAGGCCTTGAACCCGGGGGACATAGCCTGCTTCAAGGCAACAGCTAAAGCACCAATTTGGTGATTGTGAGGGCCACCCTGAAGGGCTGGGAAGACAGAGAAGTTGATCTTGTCTTCAAAATCATAAACAGCATCCTCAGGTTGACCCTTCTTAGGTGGCTTTGGACCCTTCCTATAGAAGATCATACCAGCCCTTGGCCCCCTCAAACTCTTGTGAGTTGTGGTCGTCACGACGTCACAATACTCGAATGGGTTTGCAGCTTCCTGCAAAAAATCAGTGgacattaatattttaatacatCGACCAGACCCAAATCCCTTAGGTTGCAAGAAAAGAAACAGAGatcatacacaattacaatgtCCGAAGAAATCTGCCTTTTAAGTTTCTTAGTAACAATGGGTGACGGCACTATGCCTAAATAATAGATACGGGTAATAAATAAGAGAATATTCAAGCCATACAATTTCTCAATTCTTACACAAGGTACCATAATGTCAATCCAAAACAAAAAGATGATTGAATACACGATTTGTTTCACACTGAAACTGAAATCTACAAGGAGTAGAAACGTATCCATTTCCTCTAAAGTAGatcttcatttcaattttaatctagCATTTAAAACTGAATCTTAAAGACCAAGAATGCAAAATATTTGTTGGAAACAATGAAAAACATAACTCGGAAACAATGAAAAACACAACGGTTCTATCAATCCAAAGAACACAATCCATTGCAAAGAAGCCAATGTAGCATAGATAATTAGTCATTAAATAAGTTCTTTTAAAAATCTAGATTCTGTTACGTAAGATGCTCAAACAATTATGGATCTAAAAACCTGTGCCATTTCTAACCATTCCTAATCAATGCACTTCACATTAAACACAGATACGAAGGAGAAGTATGAACGAATCAAGCATATCATTTGCACAGATCAAAGAGAAAGGAAATTCAACATAAACGAGCAGATCCCAAATCCAGAAATGGAAAACATCTAATTGCCAACATTCGGAAGACAAAATGACAAAAGATTTGAACTCAATCCATAGATTTCTTTCGTTTATATTATACGTATATATACCTGAGCAGCAACGAGTCCACTAATGTGAGCCATATCACAGAGAAGAAGAGCACCGCATTTATCAGCAATTGCCCTGAATCTGGCATAATCCCAGTCCCTCGGGTACGCACTGCCACCACAGATAATCAACTTCGGCCTGAAATCCAAAGCCTTCTCCTCCAACTTATCGTAATCAATATATCCAGTGGTGGAATCAACCTTGTAAGGCAAACTCTCGAAGTAAATCGAGGTAGCGGAGATTTTCTTTCCACCGGAGGTGTAGTAACCATGCGTCAAATGGCCACCAGAAGGAAGATCCAGCCCCATAATCCGGTCATGTGGCTGAAGCAACGCGGTGTAGGCGGCGAAATTCGCCGGCGAACCAGAGTAAGGCTGGACATTAACACCCCATTTAGCCGGATCGACATGGAAGGCCTGGAGAGCTCGAGAACGGCAGAGATTCTCGATCTCGTCGATGAATTCGTTTCCACCGTAGTATCGATTTCCCGGCATGCCCTCCGAGTACTTGTTGGTCAACGCACTGCCGAGGGCCTCGATGACGGCGAAGGAGGTGAAGTTCTCAGAAGCAATGAGCTCGATTCCGCGGCATTGTCGACGCTTCTCCTTTTCGATGAGATCGAAAATCTCAGGGTCGACAGTGTTGAGAGGAGTGTTGCCCCAAGCATTGACGGACTCCATGGCGGACCAACGAGAGAAATTACAGAGAaaattttgtgaagaagaagaagaagaagaagctgcTGAAAATGGGGCAAAAGACGGTTTGAGATGAGGAATTCGTGGGGTTTTAAAAGGAACCACGATGGATAATTTACGAAAATAgcctttttgtttttgtaatttttttatataaaaaataaaatgtaatttatttttgaatttattaattaaagttATGTTGTTGTTGCGTAGGTGTCGACATTAGCTCCATTTGTTGATCTCTTTTACATTAGGTGGAATTTTAATGTTCACGAGTAATTTTCACGACTTCTAATGCTCAAATCAATTTTGTGTGATAATAATTAATATCTTACCCATTAAATTATATTTGGATTAATCGTAACGGTTTTATATCGAATaggtattatttttttttgaacaaTATGTAGGGTAGACGATCAAATTTCATATCTCAAAGTTAATAATACAAATTCATGTTGACAAATACGacaattgttttttagaaaactGAATATGTCATATacctattaaataaaaaattaaaattttaaagatatattagatatttttttacgGTTAAAGAGTTTTTAGACACAAACATGAAATTTTGAATGCCTAAACTTGTAACataatttaaaatgtattttgagTTCTTGTTTTGGTTAttgtactttttttaaaaaaaaaatgtgaaattgtCTCAAACTTTTAAATTCATTGTTGGAGTACTAGATAGCGTAATCATAGTTCTACTAATGAAGGCATATATCAATTTAAGCCTCTACTTCAAACATCTTGTCATGGTGTTTGAAAATTCTCCATTCTACCCCTACTATGTtcaaactaaaaagaaaattgttaaaaagACCATGAACAATTTTACctattttacaattttcttaGTTAAGTAGGTAGTAAACATGCATGattgctatttttttaaaaaattgaaaaccaaaACTGAAAATTGAAATGATTATCAAAGTCTCAAAGTGTAGTTGATATTTCGTTTtcgttacttttatttttattttctaaatgtAACATGTAAGGTAGGAAAAAGGATGAATAATTTCATTTTCGtttttctctctatatataatAATCTCAATATTTAATAATCCAATTTGTTGTTGTATAAAttctaaaatgtttttttagtaaaatataaGTTATAAAATATTGAGTGTctcacaagaaaaaaaaaagggagagataacatattttttataaatgggTTACTACTTCATTGGACCAAGCGAGGTCGAGGACCTTGCCCATTCTTTCCTCTATCCCTTGACTTTCTTTTGGGCCTTATGTGTTGTTTTAGGCTCTAACTATCCTTCTTGGATAGATTTAATGCTCGCCATGCTTCTTAGGACAATTTTGTCCCTTGGTCCAAAATTACCCACAACATTAGCCCCCTATTCCCCAGCTGAGGTCTACAAATAGGCTGTAATTCGTGGCTCGAATCTTAGGGGAAATAATCTCCATTCCTTTAGATTACCATATGTGCTTGGATTTACATAACTATTGTTTGCACACTAAAACCCATCGTGAGATCCATCTCGAATTTTGAGGTCACCAAAGCTAATCATCGAAAACACTCTTTGTCTGAGCTTTCCACTCAACTAACTGGGCATGCTTTTCTCCATTTTGGAGCGAAACTTTGTGTTAATTCTATACCGTACTTATCCATTATTTTTTTCGCAAATATATGCATATCGAATTTGACCCACATGCATTTTAGGCTTATCCACGACTATAAGTAGTCACGCCGACAGTGTCCAACCATCCTTTTCCTTTAGGTTTCGACAAGAATCTGAGCGCACAACCACTAGAATTAAGTAGTGTTAAGCACAACATTTTATGTCATACCCCCTTTCCTAGTAGAGATATCCAAAAAGTTTGTAGAGCCAGGGAATCCCCAAATACATTGAATGGTGGAAGAAGTGAGGAATCCCCATGTCATCGCCCCACCCTAACTTTTGTATATAActtataaatttataacatacatacatacatatatactgtaacgactcgaccccctaggacttaagttaggctgttactaattacatgcatgcatggaacttaaaacgacactctgttatggaaaaataaatgctaattaaataaggtaagttcaaaagactttcattaaattcaaatattaaaacaacagtagggtacccataaatcataaaagataataaataagtctgaaaaacgattcttaatagtaagttttaaacatcaaaactaaaagttaagagaaacatgaaaagaactaaatctcatgagcggaagcataaaactagtctcagtggctcgatcacgaattctgtttgtccatcgtcggtgcatctctacccttacctgaaacaataaCATGAGaaaaaatgagtataaaatactcagtaagtaatcccactactggggtcaa
Proteins encoded:
- the LOC120067855 gene encoding serine hydroxymethyltransferase 4; its protein translation is MESVNAWGNTPLNTVDPEIFDLIEKEKRRQCRGIELIASENFTSFAVIEALGSALTNKYSEGMPGNRYYGGNEFIDEIENLCRSRALQAFHVDPAKWGVNVQPYSGSPANFAAYTALLQPHDRIMGLDLPSGGHLTHGYYTSGGKKISATSIYFESLPYKVDSTTGYIDYDKLEEKALDFRPKLIICGGSAYPRDWDYARFRAIADKCGALLLCDMAHISGLVAAQEAANPFEYCDVVTTTTHKSLRGPRAGMIFYRKGPKPPKKGQPEDAVYDFEDKINFSVFPALQGGPHNHQIGALAVALKQAMSPGFKAYAKQVKANAVALGNYLMNKGYKLVTGGTENHLVLWDLRPLGLTGNKVEKLCDLCNITVNKNAVFGDSSALAPGGVRIGTPAMTSRGLVEKDFEQIAEFLHRAVTITLNVQKEHGKLLKDFNKGLVNNKEIEELKADVEKFSGSFDMPGFLMSEMKYKD